From the genome of Sediminibacter sp. Hel_I_10:
CCATTCAAATTTCTTGGGCAAATAGGTAGTCAAGCGTAAGTCTAAGTTATGTCTTAAAAAATCTATATTCTCAAAGGATGGAATGCTATAAGTGTTCTGCGTAAAACTAGGGCGATATCTAGGTCTAAACTCCATAACCTCTTTCCAAGTGAATCGCAAGCCAACACTAGGCGTTAAAGCAGTGACGTTACTTTCATATTGAACCTCATTATTAAAATTGATATTTCTACTCAATCTAGTCCCCATACCAACATCATATTTAAGATCTATTAGCGAGTCCAACTTAATGGTTTTACTAAGGTTTACATCTCCATAAATATCATAACCTCCATTGACGTTAGCGTAGGTGGTTGTTCGTTTCAAGGTTTCTGGGTCAACAGTTGTTCTTGTCACCACTTGGTTATTGACAATATTAACGCTGGCATAACTATAGAAACCACTCTTTGTTTGCCAATCGAACGCATTATAACCCGCATAGATGCGATGATTATTGGTGGGTTCAAGTTCAGGATTTCCCGTTACCGTGTTTAATGGATCTGATACATCTTGAAAAGGTTGTAGTTGATTTAAACTAGGCGGATTATTACTCAAAGAGTATCCACTATAAATGGAAGCCTTATCACTAAAACGATAATTAAAATAACTTCTAAGTTCTAAAGCCTCAAAGTCACGTTTCAAACTAAGCTCTGGCCTTAAAAAATCTTTATTCTCCAAAGTTCTAAAAACATACTTCCCTTCTGCGGAAACGGACCAGTCTTTTTTTCGATACACGAGTCTTAACGACGGCGTATGAGCTGTATTGAAATATTCAAAATCTGTACTTAAAGCCAAATTGAAATCATCAAAGCCATTGGTAATTTCATTACGATCAAAAGTACTTCTTAAACTGGTGCGCTTATCGTCTTGAAAAACATATTGAAAATCCATAAAAAAGACCTTGGCAATTAACGGCAGTCTATAAGTTGCTGACGTCCTTAAACTTCTAAATTCGGTTTCAGAATCTGTAAATTGATCTCTTATGATATCTTCATTGGCCTGCGTAAAAAAGTTGGTTTCAGAATTAAGAAAATCTTCGCCCTCGGTAGTATTTAAATCTACATTAGCTGCTAGCTTTAAGAATGCACCAGCGCTACCAAAACGTTTGGTCACATTGATATCATTACCAAAATTCTTAGCTAAATTTTCTACATAAGATGCCGTTGTAGATTGGTTGGTGAGTGCATCTTCTTCATTACGCGTTTCTTCATCTCTTGAAAAGGTAGTTTCAGATTTAGAAAGTCTAAAGGACGGACTGATATTGATTAGAAGTGTAGAATCTACCTCAATATCAAAGCCCATATTCGCGCTGTGATTTTGACTATCATTTTCCGATCGCGATCTAGAGTTGGTAAAAAATCGAGAGTCTGGTAAAATATTTTCTCTCTCGGTCAGTGTTTCATTTATTGAATTACTACCAGAATAAAAATAATCGGCATCTGCTTCTACTTGTTCGCTCAACACATCGGCATAGTTGGCACCAACGTTTCTTGAAGTGGTAATGCCTTGTCCGCCACCAAAACTGCGCCCACCAATTCCAAAAGATCCGTTACTATTCACGTACATACTCCCGCCGCCAAACATTTTTTGAATTTCACCAAAACTAAACCCTGGTGAATTTGTATTGTTTCCTCCTGCCAAAACGCTAACCCGACGATCATTATCAAAAAAGTTAACCATCCCAGCGTACTCATAGCGTTTGTCGGTTCCCGCTCCTGCGGCAACACGCCCAAATACCCCTTTATTATTTTCTTCCTTAATAGTAAGGTTGATGGTCTTATTTTCTTTGTCTCCCTCCTCACCCGAAAATGCTTCAGATTTGGTTTTGGTATCAACAATCTGAACTTTCTCAATAAGATCTTTGGTTAAGTTGCGGGTAGTTATCGTGGGGTCATCACCAAAAAACGGCTTTCCATTAACCAAAATCTTACTCACATCCTTACCATTAATGGTAATTTTACCTGCTTCGTCTACCTCTACTCCTGGCAACTGCTTGAGTAAATCTTCAACGCTTGCATCTTTTTTTGTCTTAAACGATTTTACATTAAATTCTAAGGTGTCTTTTTTAATGGTAATGGGCGCTCTAGATTTTATAACGACCTCGTCTAAGGAGCTTGTACTAATTGCCAAATTAATGGGATCTAAGACAACTGTTTCTTTGTCAATTGAAATTTGTTTAACATAGGTTTGATACCCAACAAAAGTCACATAAAGATTTAGGCGCTTCTCGTTACTGTCATTAACAAGAGAGAACTTCCCGTCCTTATCTGAAATGGTGTAACTCACCAAACTACTGTCTTGAACACGTTCTAAATAAATGGTGGCCGACTCAAGCGGCGATTTATCATCTTCGGAAATAATAGTACCAGAAACTGTAGGATTTTGGGCAAAAACAAAAGCGTAGCACCCCAATAATAGGGTTGTAAGAAGAGTTCTCTTCATGTTAGTTAGGGTAATGTATTCAAAAAACAAAACGTGTTTTTTGAACTGATTGATTGATGATTATAACTTTGAAAACGAAAATAGAAAAGAAATCGTATGATTTTTCTTAATAAAAGTTAAAACATAAATTTTTAACGTTTCAAGGTAAAGTGTCCTTGAAAGTTACGGCCATCTTGAAGTGTGGCTGAAAACCAGTAATCACTCGTAGGTAAGGCAAAGCCATTAAAGGTACCGTCCCAAACATCTGTCGCAGAATTTAAGGTGTATAGTAATTTGCCATGGCGATCAAAAATAAAGACTTTGCTGTTGGA
Proteins encoded in this window:
- a CDS encoding outer membrane beta-barrel protein, whose amino-acid sequence is MKRTLLTTLLLGCYAFVFAQNPTVSGTIISEDDKSPLESATIYLERVQDSSLVSYTISDKDGKFSLVNDSNEKRLNLYVTFVGYQTYVKQISIDKETVVLDPINLAISTSSLDEVVIKSRAPITIKKDTLEFNVKSFKTKKDASVEDLLKQLPGVEVDEAGKITINGKDVSKILVNGKPFFGDDPTITTRNLTKDLIEKVQIVDTKTKSEAFSGEEGDKENKTINLTIKEENNKGVFGRVAAGAGTDKRYEYAGMVNFFDNDRRVSVLAGGNNTNSPGFSFGEIQKMFGGGSMYVNSNGSFGIGGRSFGGGQGITTSRNVGANYADVLSEQVEADADYFYSGSNSINETLTERENILPDSRFFTNSRSRSENDSQNHSANMGFDIEVDSTLLINISPSFRLSKSETTFSRDEETRNEEDALTNQSTTASYVENLAKNFGNDINVTKRFGSAGAFLKLAANVDLNTTEGEDFLNSETNFFTQANEDIIRDQFTDSETEFRSLRTSATYRLPLIAKVFFMDFQYVFQDDKRTSLRSTFDRNEITNGFDDFNLALSTDFEYFNTAHTPSLRLVYRKKDWSVSAEGKYVFRTLENKDFLRPELSLKRDFEALELRSYFNYRFSDKASIYSGYSLSNNPPSLNQLQPFQDVSDPLNTVTGNPELEPTNNHRIYAGYNAFDWQTKSGFYSYASVNIVNNQVVTRTTVDPETLKRTTTYANVNGGYDIYGDVNLSKTIKLDSLIDLKYDVGMGTRLSRNINFNNEVQYESNVTALTPSVGLRFTWKEVMEFRPRYRPSFTQNTYSIPSFENIDFLRHNLDLRLTTYLPKKFEWRNDVDFSYNPNVAAGFQKSAWFWNSTLAYSMLKDQGTLTLKVFDLLNQNTNAQRVATDNYIQDSQSTVLQQYFMLSFSWKFNSLGSKGETNDNNFYFSD